A region of the Propionispora hippei DSM 15287 genome:
TATCGAAGCCTCCACAGGCTCTTTAGGTCATGGCTTATCACTGGCAACAGGGCTGGCTTTAGGGGCAAGAATGTCGAAGGCTCCCTGGCGGACCTTTTGCATTATTGGTGACGGGGAACTGCAGGAAGGTTCCAACTGGGAGGCCTTTATGGCGGCAGGCCATTATAAACTGGGGAATTTGGTGGCTATTGTTGATAAAAACGGACTTCAGATGTCTGGCTCTACCAAGGAAACTGTTGATATCGATCCATTGGGGGATAAAATCAAAGCTTTTGGCTGGGATGTCACAGAAATTCAAGGCAATGACATGTATGAAGTTTGCAATGCACTGCAGTCCCTGCCGCCGTCAGATCCCCTAACCCGAAGAAAACCTATTTGCATTATATCCAACACAACCAAAGGTCAGGGTGTTTGCTTCATGGAAAACAATTGTGCCTGGCATGGTGGTGGTATTGCCAAAGCCCAGTTGGATGAAGCTCTCATATCTATAGAAAACAATAGAAAGGTGAGATGAATCATGGCAGTTGAAACCACTTTCGATTTTAATCAGATGTTATCATCCGCAAGAGAAATATATGGAGTTGAATTGATGAAAATGGCAGATGAAGGCTTGGATTTTGCCTTTACCTGCTCCGATAACGTAGCTTCATCCACATCAACCGGTAAGTTTATGAAAAAATACCCCGAACGTTGTGTGAATGTAGGCATAGCGGAAGCTAATCAAGTGGGCATATCGGCAGGTCTGGCTCTTTCCGGGAAGATCGTCTTTTCCCAGGTATTTGGACCGTTTCTCCCCTTGCGGGCAGCCGATCAGATTCATACGGATATCGCCTATAATGATGTACCGGTACGGTTAATCGGGACGCATTCAGGGGTTACCTCCGGCGGTGGCCCAACCCATAATGTAATTGCTGATCTTTCTTTTTACCGGGCTATACCTAACTTGACAATTGTCGTACCGGCAGATGCCAACCAATGTGCCCGTGTGATCAGAGAGTCCATGACATATCCAGGCCCCATGATCATCCGCATCTCCCGGGGTGCCGAACCTGACGTATACATAAATAATGATTATGAATTTACTATAGGCAAAGCCATTACCATTAAGGAAGGCACAGATCTTACCTTGATTGGTACGGGAAACAGCGTGCATTGGTCCCTTATGGCTGCCAAAGAGCTGCAAGGAAGAGGAATAAAGGCTAAAGTCATTGATATGCATACAATCAAGCCCTTTGATTGTGATGCTGTTTTACGGTCGGCCAAAGAGACGGGTTGTGTAGTGACGGTTGAGGACCAGAGCATCAACGGCGGACTTGGCGGCGCCGTGGCCGAAGTGATTGCTGAAGCGGGCATTTCTTGCAAGTTTAAACGCATTGGTCTGCCTGACGAGTTTTCGGTCATTGGCGATCCCGATGAGATTTATAAGTATTATGGTTTAGATGGACATGGAATTGCTGAGACCGTGTTAAAACTACTCTAACCCAGAATAATAAAACTTTTATTTAGCTAGTCAGCGGCGAATCCTAATTGTGCGTTTGATAAATGGGAAGGATTAAAAAAATTATATTATAAAATCACTGATACAATTGCTTTTTTTGCACATATGGTGAGAAAGGGCAGAACACTAACAAGCAAAAGAAAAACAGCGTGCGGATTAGAAGACCGCACGCTGTCTCTTTATCTGTAGGCCGTTTAGAAGATAGTTACTTTTGCTGAAGCTTGCTTAAATGAAAAATATTTTTTCAGGAAAATTATTCTTTACTAATAAAATGACCAGTCGTATAATAAGATATTAATTAGCAAAGTTATAAAGGAGTGATAGTATGGCGGATAAAAGTTTGGATGTAGAGCGTTTGTTTCAGCCAGTTGATTTAGGCAAGCTGACATTGTCTAATCGCATTGTGATGGCGCCAATGACCAGGGGATTTTCACCTAATGGCATACCCGGCGCTGATGTGGCAGGATATTATCGGCGACGCGCCGGGAATGAAGTCGGGCTAATTGTTACGGAAGGAACGCTTATTAACCATCCGGCTGCGGCAGAAGGATTAGGCCGGCCGAATTTTTACGGACAGCAGTCGCTTGATGCGTGGGCCAAAGTTGTTGAAGGCGTTCATCAGGCCGGCGGTAAGATTATACCGCAGTTATGGCATGTTGGCATGGCGCGGCAAATAGGAGGGCAAAACCCTAACCCTGAAGCACCGCCGATAGGACCTTCCGGCATTGACGTTATGTCGGGGGCAAAGGTGACAAAGCCCATGACGCAGGATGAGATTGGTTATGTTGTTAATGCCTTTGCTGAAGCTGCCCGGCAGGCCAAGCACCTAGGATTTGACGGTATTGAACTACATGGTGCTCACGGTTATCTGATTGATCAGTTTTTCTGGGCCAATACCAATCAGCGTGACGATGAATACGGCGGCGATCTGATTGCCCGCACCCGGTTTGCGACAGAGATTATTAAAGCCTGCCGTGTGGCTGTCGGTGATGATTTCCCGATTGTTTTCCGGTTTTCTCAATGGAAAATGGGACATTATCAGGAGAAATTAGCTCAAAATCCGGCCGAATTGTCTGCTTTTCTGACGCCCCTTAGCGAAGCGGGCGTAGATATTTTTCATGCTTCCACCCGCAGGTATTGGGAGCCGGAATTTGTTGATTCACCGTTAAACTTAGCAGGCTGGACGAAAAAGTTGACAGGAAAACCTACGATTACAGTAGGCTCGGTGGGAGTTGATACCAACTTTATCGAATTTTTTATGGAGGGCAAGGGCGCAAACCATAGCAGTTTGGCGCCGCTCCTTGACCGGTTGAAGCAAGGTGAATTTGATTTGGTGGCGGTAGGACGGGCGCTCCTCGCTGATCCGGCCTGGGCGGCTAAAATCCATCAGAACAGAGTGAATGAGCTGATTTTATTTGCAAAAGGGGCAGAAGAAACGTTGTCATAGAGAATAAGATGATCTATTCTTGTAGTTATCCCAATTGATATAATAGAAGTAAAAAAACGTAACGTTAGTTTAAAAACTCACCCTTGGAATCAGATTGTTCTATGAGCATAAACAATTCAAGCTGAAATAACAGTGCACCTTACACAGAAGCGTAAGGTGCACTGTTGTATAGCGAACGTTGAGCCAATGCTGCTCTTTATTGCCTAATTTTACATATCTCCGTTATAATAGAATTGTTAAAAGATTCCGCTTCTTCGTTTCACCCCATTTTATCATTAGGAGGTCAAAGGCAATGAAAAGATCAATGATGTTCGTACTGGCGTTGTGCATGGCCATGGTGTTTATCTCTTCGGTAGCCTTGGCGGCTCCGGCTCCGGCACTGACTGATGTGAATATTGTGGCTTTCAGGGCTGAGAATTACAACAGTCAGTGGAAATATACTCCTGCGAGCTATCCGAAAAGCATGTCGGCCTATTCATTCTCAGGATCAGAGTTATATATGTCGGTGATCTATAAAGGCTATCCAAACTGGAACCTTACGTTTATTAAAGTCAACGGCACTCAATATACGCACAACCAACTGTGTTACTCCCAATATCCTTTCACGAATGGCGGGATAGTCAACGGCTACAAAATAGTGTACAGTATACCAGCCTCTGATCTGAGCCCTTCCAATACGATTAGCGTATCTTCCCAAGGAACCAATGGCGGAGCGGATAGCGACGTTTCGACCAACATAAAGTTTACAAAATAACCAGAAGCGTAAGTAAATGCTGCTATGAAGAGCCGGATATCTTAATAGGGCAAGTCCGGTTCCGTGAG
Encoded here:
- a CDS encoding transketolase family protein is translated as MLSSAREIYGVELMKMADEGLDFAFTCSDNVASSTSTGKFMKKYPERCVNVGIAEANQVGISAGLALSGKIVFSQVFGPFLPLRAADQIHTDIAYNDVPVRLIGTHSGVTSGGGPTHNVIADLSFYRAIPNLTIVVPADANQCARVIRESMTYPGPMIIRISRGAEPDVYINNDYEFTIGKAITIKEGTDLTLIGTGNSVHWSLMAAKELQGRGIKAKVIDMHTIKPFDCDAVLRSAKETGCVVTVEDQSINGGLGGAVAEVIAEAGISCKFKRIGLPDEFSVIGDPDEIYKYYGLDGHGIAETVLKLL
- a CDS encoding DUF4879 domain-containing protein, with the protein product MKRSMMFVLALCMAMVFISSVALAAPAPALTDVNIVAFRAENYNSQWKYTPASYPKSMSAYSFSGSELYMSVIYKGYPNWNLTFIKVNGTQYTHNQLCYSQYPFTNGGIVNGYKIVYSIPASDLSPSNTISVSSQGTNGGADSDVSTNIKFTK
- a CDS encoding transketolase, whose product is MYNLNIDMELVQELECKAVDIRKKLCTFIYNIGMGHLGGELSIVDMAVALYYKYMNFDPKNPKWEKRDRLILSKGHCGETLYTIFSDLGMYSMEYMVEHFETLKTAKFGMHPNRKYVEGIEASTGSLGHGLSLATGLALGARMSKAPWRTFCIIGDGELQEGSNWEAFMAAGHYKLGNLVAIVDKNGLQMSGSTKETVDIDPLGDKIKAFGWDVTEIQGNDMYEVCNALQSLPPSDPLTRRKPICIISNTTKGQGVCFMENNCAWHGGGIAKAQLDEALISIENNRKVR
- a CDS encoding NADH:flavin oxidoreductase; translated protein: MADKSLDVERLFQPVDLGKLTLSNRIVMAPMTRGFSPNGIPGADVAGYYRRRAGNEVGLIVTEGTLINHPAAAEGLGRPNFYGQQSLDAWAKVVEGVHQAGGKIIPQLWHVGMARQIGGQNPNPEAPPIGPSGIDVMSGAKVTKPMTQDEIGYVVNAFAEAARQAKHLGFDGIELHGAHGYLIDQFFWANTNQRDDEYGGDLIARTRFATEIIKACRVAVGDDFPIVFRFSQWKMGHYQEKLAQNPAELSAFLTPLSEAGVDIFHASTRRYWEPEFVDSPLNLAGWTKKLTGKPTITVGSVGVDTNFIEFFMEGKGANHSSLAPLLDRLKQGEFDLVAVGRALLADPAWAAKIHQNRVNELILFAKGAEETLS